From one Xiphophorus hellerii strain 12219 chromosome 18, Xiphophorus_hellerii-4.1, whole genome shotgun sequence genomic stretch:
- the LOC116737403 gene encoding ADP-ribose glycohydrolase OARD1-like: MNMCKTEKLYQSTNWTLKYVTGDLFSCPRDESLAHCISEDCRMGAGIAVMFKKKFGRVSELKEQKKLPGQCAVLTYDQRFIYYLITKKKASQKPTYVSLRQSLEDMKSHCLENGVNRISIPRIGCGLDQLQWSKVSKILEQIFKETNISITVYSLPCVGSKLQMHAM; encoded by the exons ATGAACATGTGCAAAACTGAGAAACTCTATCAATCAACCAACTGGACATTAAAGTATGTCACCGGAGATTTGTTCTCCTGTCCACGCGATGAATCCTTGGCCCACTGCATCAGTGAAGACTGTCGCATGGGAGCAGGCATAGCGGTGATGTTCAAGAAGAAGTTTGGTCGAGTCTCAGAGTTAAAGGAGCAGA AGAAGCTTCCGGGGCAGTGTGCTGTCCTGACGTATGATCAACGTTTCATCTACTATCTG atcacaaagaaaaaagccagCCAGAAACCCACGTATGTCAGCCTAAGACAGAGTCTGGAAGACATGAAATCTCACTGCTTAGAAAATGGTGTCAATAGGATATCAATACCCCG AATTGGCTGTGGCCTGGACCAGCTGCAATGGTCAAAGGTGTCAAAGATCCTggaacagatctttaaagagacaaatatcTCCATCACAGTGTACAGCCTGCCCTGTGTTGGGTCAAAGCTTCAAATGCATGCCATgtag